A genome region from candidate division KSB1 bacterium includes the following:
- a CDS encoding tetratricopeptide repeat protein, whose product MKILYEQENYKAARDKFIKIEKQYSGAPPSAQALFMTGQTFLQTGDYKSAGKYFSRAREISDEPRLEQKAVLGLCRILIHEQQYQTAMQRLNQVVNQGEIDINAEAQFLLGEVYRGQNDLRAAAVAYLKVNIFTAVKPAGPCGRSTRPRGATRSLGRLDDAKRLYHSILQDYPDFNSYTDKARMKIKELANL is encoded by the coding sequence GTGAAAATACTTTACGAACAGGAAAATTATAAAGCAGCCCGGGATAAATTCATAAAAATTGAAAAACAGTACAGCGGCGCTCCTCCAAGCGCACAAGCCCTGTTTATGACCGGCCAGACCTTTTTACAAACGGGTGATTACAAGTCAGCAGGCAAGTACTTTAGCCGGGCGCGTGAAATATCTGATGAGCCGCGGCTTGAACAAAAGGCGGTGCTTGGATTGTGCCGTATCCTCATACACGAACAGCAGTATCAAACCGCCATGCAGCGTCTGAATCAGGTTGTCAATCAGGGAGAAATTGACATCAATGCCGAAGCTCAATTTTTATTGGGTGAGGTTTATCGCGGACAAAACGACCTCCGGGCAGCGGCGGTCGCCTATTTAAAAGTAAATATCTTTACGGCAGTGAAGCCGGCTGGGCCGTGCGGGCGGTCGACCAGGCCGCGCGGTGCTACCAGGAGCCTGGGACGGCTGGATGACGCAAAACGCCTGTATCATTCGATCCTCCAGGACTATCCTGACTTTAACAGCTATACAGACAAGGCCAGAATGAAAATAAAGGAATTGGCGAATCTTTAA
- a CDS encoding MotA/TolQ/ExbB proton channel family protein gives MSLFQIIVKGGIVMIPLALCSIAAFAILIERLITLRKMKINTNSFVLQIKNMLLRRRIDDALHLAQQTRGPIARITIAGLSKHNRPREEIKDSIEGAAKSQVYHIERYLGILGTIAAVAPLIGFLGTVTGMIKAFMQVQTLGGSVDASVLAGGIWEALISTAAGLTVGIPALVFYNWLQAKVEHFVFEMQETSTDLMDTLLEQES, from the coding sequence ATGTCACTGTTTCAAATCATTGTCAAGGGCGGGATTGTGATGATCCCGTTGGCATTGTGTTCCATCGCGGCATTTGCTATTTTAATTGAACGTCTGATCACGTTGCGAAAGATGAAAATCAACACCAATTCCTTTGTACTGCAGATCAAGAACATGTTGCTGCGCCGGCGTATTGATGACGCTCTGCATCTGGCTCAGCAGACCCGCGGCCCCATTGCCCGCATCACCATCGCAGGATTGTCCAAACATAATCGTCCGCGCGAAGAAATAAAAGATTCTATTGAAGGCGCCGCCAAATCCCAGGTGTATCACATTGAACGCTACCTGGGCATTCTCGGCACCATTGCGGCGGTCGCCCCGCTCATCGGATTTCTGGGTACGGTAACCGGCATGATCAAGGCATTTATGCAGGTACAGACCCTGGGGGGAAGCGTGGACGCCAGCGTTTTGGCAGGCGGTATCTGGGAAGCGCTTATTTCAACAGCCGCCGGATTGACGGTCGGTATTCCGGCTCTGGTATTCTACAATTGGCTGCAGGCCAAAGTAGAACATTTCGTGTTTGAAATGCAGGAAACATCTACGGATTTAATGGACACCCTTTTGGAACAGGAGAGTTGA
- a CDS encoding biopolymer transporter ExbD, with protein sequence MHIESTRKRMVLFSTISLTDIVLLLLIFFLLTSSFVIQPGIKVRLPKAAAGEQTDSNKLFITITREQRIFLNQQHIDENGLGNRIKQHIADHPESVIVIRADQDLPLNAMIRVVDIAKLAGAERFMIATQSITRGM encoded by the coding sequence ATGCACATTGAATCCACTCGTAAACGAATGGTGCTGTTTTCAACCATATCGCTCACGGACATTGTCCTGCTGCTGCTGATCTTTTTTCTCCTGACGTCTTCATTTGTCATTCAGCCGGGCATCAAAGTCCGTCTTCCCAAAGCGGCCGCCGGAGAACAGACAGACAGCAACAAGCTGTTTATCACAATCACCCGGGAACAGCGCATTTTCCTGAATCAGCAGCATATTGATGAAAACGGCCTGGGTAACCGCATCAAACAGCATATTGCCGATCACCCGGAAAGCGTTATCGTGATCCGCGCGGACCAGGACCTGCCGCTGAATGCCATGATCCGCGTTGTGGACATTGCAAAACTGGCAGGCGCGGAACGGTTTATGATTGCAACCCAGTCCATAACCCGGGGGATGTAA
- a CDS encoding energy transducer TonB has translation MRLRDLNPMQKALLISVGVHILLVAVGLLIHSGIQLPDHSFAEMGFTVTQPARDPVSSTASSAAEPAPETAPPVEPAADEPDESPVDLPKRRMLEQQEPELSSPGHRKLTPGNETTTPVSRPGGSDEKSTTVSPASGEKSMRPSESPPSSVLGDPGSSNTGSGETLRPFFLQGDAADRRIVQQVLPEYPDDLQREARVQLKFTVYPDGRVGRIIPIKKAGPQLENRAINALKQWRFDELTPAQPQNNVTGIITFIFKLQ, from the coding sequence ATGCGGTTGCGTGATTTAAACCCGATGCAGAAAGCTCTTTTGATTTCAGTGGGGGTGCATATCCTGCTTGTTGCGGTTGGTCTTTTGATTCATTCCGGCATCCAACTGCCGGACCACTCGTTTGCGGAAATGGGATTCACGGTCACACAACCGGCCCGGGACCCCGTATCCTCTACGGCGTCATCAGCGGCTGAACCGGCTCCGGAGACAGCTCCGCCCGTTGAACCCGCTGCAGATGAACCGGATGAATCCCCGGTTGATTTGCCGAAACGGCGCATGCTGGAACAGCAGGAACCGGAACTGTCCTCTCCAGGTCACCGCAAACTGACGCCCGGGAACGAGACCACAACGCCTGTCAGCCGTCCGGGCGGCAGCGACGAAAAATCAACAACAGTCTCTCCCGCCAGTGGAGAAAAATCCATGCGGCCCTCGGAATCCCCTCCGTCATCGGTTCTGGGTGATCCGGGCAGCAGCAATACCGGCAGCGGCGAGACCCTGCGGCCTTTTTTCCTGCAGGGCGACGCAGCAGACAGACGCATCGTACAGCAGGTGCTGCCGGAATATCCGGATGATCTGCAGCGCGAGGCCCGAGTGCAGTTGAAATTCACCGTTTACCCGGACGGACGGGTGGGCAGGATCATTCCGATCAAAAAAGCCGGCCCCCAACTGGAGAACCGCGCCATTAACGCATTGAAACAATGGCGGTTTGACGAACTCACTCCGGCTCAGCCGCAAAACAACGTGACCGGGATTATAACATTTATTTTTAAACTTCAATGA
- a CDS encoding alcohol dehydrogenase catalytic domain-containing protein, whose translation MQSVRLDDNRRLKLYQESTLPVQTGEVRLRINAVGICGSDLHRFRDVTFAGENNKGLVLGHEFSATILEIGKNVDDLQPGDRVAVEPGIHCGACEWCGKGQYNLCVNIKFCGVPPHDGALRDELVWPAHLVYKLLPHMSHDDGVMLEPLAICLHAIDLAHIKPGYTATVLGAGPIGLGTIHLLKQTSGCHTVIASEIIKERLSMAERMGADTLLDAKYTDVVAAVMDQTQGRGVDVVFEAAGQPDTFEQAVEICAPGGRVLLIGIPEDNRIPFSAASARRKGLSLLLVRRSLLTVPRCMQLMNSGLINVRPLVTHHFPLQKAQQAFEWVDRYKDGVIKAVINP comes from the coding sequence ATGCAGAGCGTTCGTCTTGATGACAATCGTCGATTGAAACTATATCAGGAATCGACCTTGCCGGTTCAAACCGGTGAGGTGCGTTTAAGGATCAATGCCGTTGGAATTTGCGGTTCCGATCTGCACCGCTTTCGCGATGTTACATTCGCAGGTGAAAACAATAAAGGGCTTGTACTCGGGCATGAATTTTCCGCTACGATTCTCGAAATCGGCAAAAATGTTGATGATCTGCAGCCCGGCGACCGCGTAGCGGTCGAACCGGGGATCCACTGCGGCGCCTGTGAATGGTGCGGGAAAGGCCAATACAATTTGTGTGTCAATATAAAGTTTTGCGGCGTCCCTCCGCATGACGGTGCTCTCCGCGACGAGCTGGTCTGGCCCGCACACCTGGTCTACAAGCTGCTGCCTCACATGTCTCATGATGACGGCGTGATGCTGGAACCCCTGGCGATCTGTCTGCACGCCATTGATTTGGCGCATATTAAACCGGGATATACTGCCACGGTACTGGGCGCCGGCCCCATCGGGCTGGGTACGATTCATCTGCTCAAGCAGACCTCCGGATGTCATACGGTCATAGCCTCGGAAATCATAAAAGAACGGCTCAGTATGGCCGAACGTATGGGAGCGGATACCCTTTTAGATGCGAAATACACAGACGTGGTCGCTGCAGTGATGGATCAAACCCAAGGCCGCGGAGTTGATGTGGTATTCGAAGCAGCAGGCCAACCCGACACGTTTGAACAAGCGGTTGAAATCTGCGCACCCGGCGGCAGGGTATTGCTCATCGGCATCCCGGAAGACAACCGGATTCCATTTTCAGCCGCGTCCGCCCGACGCAAAGGCCTGAGCCTGCTCCTGGTGAGACGCTCATTGCTCACCGTGCCGCGCTGCATGCAGTTGATGAACTCGGGGCTGATCAACGTCCGGCCGCTTGTGACGCATCATTTTCCGCTGCAAAAGGCACAGCAGGCATTTGAATGGGTGGACCGATACAAGGATGGGGTAATCAAGGCGGTGATTAACCCATAA
- a CDS encoding carboxymuconolactone decarboxylase family protein, which produces MHSLMQKYAKQSPDTMEGFMQIHKASGQDGALTGKTKELIALGIAICVRCDGCIAFHVHDAIEKGTTRDEIVETIGVSILMGGGPSVVYGSQALEEFLEKKQ; this is translated from the coding sequence GTGCACTCATTGATGCAGAAATACGCCAAGCAAAGTCCGGATACCATGGAAGGCTTTATGCAGATCCATAAAGCCAGTGGACAGGATGGAGCCTTGACCGGAAAAACCAAAGAGTTAATCGCATTGGGGATTGCCATTTGTGTGCGCTGTGACGGCTGTATTGCGTTTCACGTGCATGATGCCATTGAAAAAGGAACCACGCGCGATGAGATTGTCGAGACTATCGGGGTTTCTATTCTGATGGGCGGCGGCCCGTCTGTGGTGTATGGTTCGCAGGCTCTGGAAGAATTTTTGGAAAAAAAGCAGTAA